The Rosa chinensis cultivar Old Blush chromosome 7, RchiOBHm-V2, whole genome shotgun sequence DNA segment CGAGAACAAACCATAAACAAAATTCAAAGGAAGTTGAAGTAGTAGTACTTTTTGTAGaggtaaaataattttttttcctcttctcttaTGTATTTATTGGTAATTTAACATGTGTTGACAAAATcagctatttaaaaaaaaaaaaaaatttaaaatgacaACTTCAAGGCATGAATAAAGGCtctattttattatttaaaagaaaaagaaaaattaactcACTGTTAATGTTAAAACAGATAATGTTAAAATAACTCTCTCTATTTATCTTTTCTATATTAATACACGTTGTCAAGAGtgattttagtttgtttttctaGTATTAAAACATGTGtcataaaattaaaatcaacgcGGTGAATCTAAATTAAATCTATTCATTACCTATTATGGAAAACACTAACTAACAGAAATAGTCCACGataacaatttaaaggaaggtTTCAACAACAATCAAGGTTTGAAGTTATATTTAATTTTCTCcaacatttataaaatataCACATGTACCATTGTACGCTCTATGTTTTCAAATATCGTTTattttttctaaaataagaagaaCAATCATTGCTCAAATTTATAAATTGTTATCATTCTCTGAAAAATGCAATTTATGCACATAACAAGTTACTATTTTTGTGTTTCTTTCTGGTCAAATCCACAACAAAAAGATTAGATCTCACAAATCCAACATCATACCTTCTACATTTCCCCAACATCAAACATGAATTACTTgaacgaaaaaagaaaaagaaaaaaggaatgtGATATATGCTTTCCGTAACCCGCCAACGCGAGACTGGTTCGGACCCCTAGTCGGGTCAATCCATATTCGGATCCTCCATCCCCTGATCTGATTCGCTGCCACAATACAAATATAAAAGCTCCGATCTTGACCCTTTTTCCTTCGAATTTCAACAATTCCCCAATCACCCATCTCAAATTTCAACCCCCTCTACAAATCGCACCGATCAATTTAGCTCAATTTAAGTTCCATCCCTTCAAAACAAACCCTAAATCAATGTCGGCGTTCTTGCACCAGCGCCCACTCCACAACCCACTCTCAGATCCACACCCACTGTCCCCACCTTCCTCAAATCCCAGAAAACCCTTCTCATCTTTCAGCCCCATAACCCTTTTAGTCCTTCTCGGCCTTCTAATAATCCTGGGTGTGTTTCTGCCATGGACGAGTATGCAAGAGGGTTTGTTCTCGATCACTAACAGGTCCTCACTCAAATGGAGGAGTTACACATTGGCCCAAGCTGCGGCCTTTGTGGCCCAAAATGGGACCTTGATTGTTTGTGCGGTGAGTGAGCCTTACTTGCCGTTTTTGAACAACTGGTTGATTAGCATTGCGAGGCAGAAGCACCAGGACAAGGTGCTTGTGATTGCTGAGGACTATGGGACGCTTTATAAGGTCAATGAGAGGTGGCCAGGCCACGCCGTGCTTATTCCGCCGGCTCTTGATGCTCAGGCTGCCCATAAGTTTGGTTCTCAGGTATTGTTCTTGATCTTATATCTCCATTTGGTTTAactattttgttgttttgagctTGTTGTGATATTATGATGCTTATGAATAGGTTATGTGTTTGCAGCTCTGTATGATGAACATTATGTAGGTCATATGTCAGTTCCAAAATGGTTAGTAGATTTTAAGCTGTGGTATATAGGGCTAGTGCAAGATCAGTGTAATAATAGTAATCAACTGATGGCATTTCCTGATGCCACAGCATTTTGTTGGAATGTTAGTGTGTTTTGTTCTGCTAGCTTTCCTTCTTTTTCAGATGTgttacaaaatttgaaaaaataaaaaataaaaaaaatctgacTTGGTTTAGGTTTTGAGGAGATGTTTGGCCTGTTGTTTGTTTTCTCCTTCAATTATTTGAGTTGCAAAGTGAATTTTGTTACGTTGCTTGTTATTTTGGTATCCTGCGTGAATCTGTATCAATTTTTATCCTCACGAATTGTCGACTCCATTGTCTTTGAAAAGTAATCTTGACTGGCTTCTTGGTTTAGGGATTCTTCAACTTTACTTCCAGAAGGCCACGCCACCTCTTAAACATTTTGGAGCTTGGGTACAGTGTGATGTACAATGACGTTGATATGGTGTGGTTGGCTGATCCCTTTCCTTATTTGGTAGGGAATCATGATGTGTACTTCACAGATGATATGACTCCAGTAAGTAGCAATCTTGCTTTAACAATTCCTTACGAGTCTATTAGATCGGAGCTCAGAAGGTCGTGTCTATACTTCAGCAATGCCTGCCCTTTATTTTGGTTTATATCTAAAAGTAATTTCTTGTATTTGGGTAACCAGGTCAAACCTCTGAACCATTCTCATGATTTGCCACCTCCAGGTAAGAAAGGACGCACTTACATATGCAGCTGTATGATCTTCTTACGTCCTACAAGCGGTGCAAAATTAATTATGAAGAAGTGGATAGAGGAAATGCAGCAGGAGCCCTGGTCCAGGGCAAAGAAAGCAAATGATCAACCTGCTTTTAACTGGGCATTAGACAAAAATGCTGCACAGGTATATTTCCTTTGATCCTTTTGCTTGACAGTCTCCCATCTATGCTAACAATGCTCACAGGTGGATTAATCTTAGAAAGTTTATAATAGCATATCAGAAGTTTGGATCTGTTGCATGATTATGTTTATGATATTCTGTAGGCGGATCTCTACTTGCTGTCGCAAGCAGCATTCCCAACTGGAGGATTATACTTCAAGAACAAAACATGGGTAAAGGAAACTAATGGGATGCATGTTATAATCCACAACAATTAtattttaggttttgagaaGAAGATCAGGCGCTTCCACGATTATGGTCTCTGGTTGGTAGATGATCATGCCCATGAGTCTCCCCTCGGGAGAATATGAAATTGAAAGACTTAATGATGTATGTCACTTTCTTTGGAAATGTTCAGTCCAATTGGAAAGTCGAAGCAAATTCTCGCTGCCAGTTCGTTCGACCTTTCTGCATGATGCTACAGACCATGGCAGGGAAGAGATGACAATCGACTATAAATGATCCAGTTTCAATCACTTCGCTTGATGCCTGGAAGGGTTTCTGATAGCTTGTACTATCCCATCTAGTTTTACAAGTTAATTTGATGTATTCTTTTGATCTTTCACATTTTTTTACTAAGCTCTCTGTTGAGGCTGCTCCATTTTTTATGTAACTTGTATGCTGAAGCCTAATTTTGATGTAACTACATGGCTTAATGAAAATTATCACTTTGCTCTAAAGTAAATGATGCTTTAAAGAGACAGCAGATAAACCCTTGTTAGCGAATCATGAAAAGTGCAAGATCTGGTTCACCATTCATTTAAAGATGCAAGCTTTCAAATGTTTGAACAGAGTATACTTCCAAATTCTGAAGGGCTATCATCAACAAACAGAGCAATCGAGAAACCCTACGTTACCAATTGCGTTCATCATCCTGTAGTGTAGTACGTGAAAAGGATCCAAAGAAGATGGGTAAGAACAAATTTACATTTCAATAGGGTTGTATACCGTGATATCATGCTATGGTGACAAACGTTTCATACTCTCTTTTCCTGCAAGAAAAACCACTGCGAATTCTATACGCATCTCACATTCCTTTTCATCTCAGTACACTCAAAGAAAACTTTCTgagattctcaaaaaaaaaaaggctataAATTTTATACCTATTTACTCGTTGGAAAATAGAAAGTAAACTAACCCAGATGATGATAACCTCCGAGCTCATAACTTCCACGTACGAAACAAAATGAGTAAAAAGATATTCTGTGGACTAAAAAATCTCTAACCGCCGGAAAACGGTTCCACGTTTTGGATTTGCCTCCAAAACCTACTCCATTACCAAAACTAACCACCTCGTCACGAAAAAAAACCAACTCTCCATAAACGGCAGTTATCACAGCAACAACATCCTTCATCCTTCATATATAAATTCATTAGATAACATCAGAGAAACACCAAACTCAAACCCTCTCATTGTTCACTTGCATGCTCCTCTTCTCTTCTTGAAGTCAAGACTAACTATAACCATGGCTTCAAAGTGTCTGTTTCTGATGGTGTTAGGTTTAGTGGGCCTTGTGGGCTCTGCGGCCGAGTTTTCCGGAGGCGGACTAGCAGGGCTGGTCCATGGTGGCGGTGATGGTGATCCAAGTGATTCAATGCCATGCGTGAAGAAACTGATCCCGTGCCAACCTTATTTGCATGCACCGGAGAAGGTGCCGGTCTCGTGCTGCTTGCCGTTGAAGCAGATGGTTTCCGACGACAAGAAATGCCTGTGTGGACTGTTTAACAATGTTGATATGTTGAAGAAGCTTAACGTTACTCAGGATGAGGCCTTGAAGCTTCCCAAGGCTTGTGGAGCCAATGCTGACATTTCTATCTG contains these protein-coding regions:
- the LOC112177164 gene encoding UDP-D-xylose:L-fucose alpha-1,3-D-xylosyltransferase MGP4; translation: MSAFLHQRPLHNPLSDPHPLSPPSSNPRKPFSSFSPITLLVLLGLLIILGVFLPWTSMQEGLFSITNRSSLKWRSYTLAQAAAFVAQNGTLIVCAVSEPYLPFLNNWLISIARQKHQDKVLVIAEDYGTLYKVNERWPGHAVLIPPALDAQAAHKFGSQGFFNFTSRRPRHLLNILELGYSVMYNDVDMVWLADPFPYLVGNHDVYFTDDMTPVKPLNHSHDLPPPGKKGRTYICSCMIFLRPTSGAKLIMKKWIEEMQQEPWSRAKKANDQPAFNWALDKNAAQADLYLLSQAAFPTGGLYFKNKTWVKETNGMHVIIHNNYILGFEKKIRRFHDYGLWLVDDHAHESPLGRI
- the LOC112176214 gene encoding non-specific lipid transfer protein GPI-anchored 3; translated protein: MASKCLFLMVLGLVGLVGSAAEFSGGGLAGLVHGGGDGDPSDSMPCVKKLIPCQPYLHAPEKVPVSCCLPLKQMVSDDKKCLCGLFNNVDMLKKLNVTQDEALKLPKACGANADISICKKDSTSPPKSPETPSASNSSSPTKNAAHSPSHFSGSGFAAFFMALIISAAAAF